One Solea senegalensis isolate Sse05_10M linkage group LG13, IFAPA_SoseM_1, whole genome shotgun sequence DNA segment encodes these proteins:
- the LOC122779272 gene encoding POU domain, class 4, transcription factor 3-like translates to MTMNGKQHFSMHPALHEPKYTGLHSGSEGMRRVCLPAPQLQGNIFGGFDESLLARAEALAAADSIVSHGKSHPFKPDVTYHTMSSVPCTSASSSSSTTVPISHIPSTIASHHHHHHHHLGQTLEAGDLLEHLSTSLAVTGMGAPEPPGMTATAHHHHQHPHHHLQTMGQLHQAMANMAHPHSLSVHGGMACINDVESDPRELEAFAERFKQRRIKLGVTQADVGSALANLKIPGVGSLSQSTICRFESLTLSHNNMIALKPVLQAWLEEAEAAYREKSNKPDLFSGNERKRKRTSIAAPEKRSLEAYFAIQPRPSSEKIAAIAEKLDLKKNVVRVWFCNQRQKQKRMKYSAVH, encoded by the exons atgaccaTGAACGGCAAGCAGCATTTCTCCATGCACCCTGCTCTGCACGAGCCCAAGTACACCGGCCTGCATTCAGGCTCGGAGGGCATGCGCAGAGTCTGTCTGCCCGCCCCGCAG CTGCAGGGCAATATATTCGGAGGCTTTGATGAGAGCCTGCTGGCACGGGCAGAAGCTCTGGCGGCTGCTGACAGCATTGTCTCTCACGGCAAGAGTCACCCGTTCAAACCAGACGTGACTTACCATACCATGAGCAGTGTCCCCTGCACCtcagcctcctcttcttcctccaccaCGGTGCCCATCTCCCACATCCCCTCCACCATCGCGtcccatcaccaccaccaccaccatcacctggGACAGACCCTGGAGGCCGGGGACCTCCTGGAGCACCTCTCCACCAGCCTGGCCGTGACCGGGATGGGTGCTCCGGAACCTCCAGGGATGACTGCAACGgcgcaccaccaccaccagcacccccaccaccacctgcaGACCATGGGGCAGCTGCATCAGGCGATGGCCAACATGGCCCACCCTCACTCCCTGTCAGTGCACGGCGGCATGGCGTGCATCAACGACGTGGAGTCGGATCCCAGGGAGCTGGAAGCCTTCGCCGAGCGGTTCAAGCAGAGGAGGATCAAGCTCGGAGTGACCCAGGCGGACGTCGGGTCTGCGCTGGCCAACCTCAAGATCCCCGGAGTGGGGTCACTGAGCCAGAGCACCATCTGCAGGTTCGAGTCCCTCACGTTGTCCCACAACAACATGATCGCGCTGAAGCCGGTTCTCCAGGCCTGgctggaggaggcggaggcTGCGTACCGGGAGAAAAGCAACAAGCCGGACCTTTTCAGCGGCAACGAGAGGAAAAGGAAGCGCACGTCCATCGCGGCGCCGGAGAAGCGCTCTCTGGAGGCGTACTTTGCCATCCAGCCGCGGCCGTCCTCGGAGAAAATTGCGGCCATCGCAGAAAAGCTGGACCTGAAAAAGAACGTGGTTCGAGTGTGGTTCTGCAACCAGCGGCAGAAACAGAAACGGATGAAATACTCTGCGGTGCACTGA
- the LOC122779735 gene encoding dynein axonemal heavy chain 11-like yields the protein MSDDDDESVCSVVEDVRVKFVEETVCALLRLSRQTWEKSAADEEFQTLLKDFFEKEFVIFFTAIKGCLVALKQVPPVAQDKKIYLLKKRFEPVSSENYRELVLSGLLSPSPLLQLAGTVEQVCAPLLSNNKNHQMWPNLTSEDIIRHVENMCSKTSVLRGQVLGESVLPLPTATDWIENLHDSVEMYNNYDRVLAHTIETQVIIWASLIQKILKENSSDLLMTGCNPGPTVELKFWASRMSNIQNIYHQLQSPIVQKMAKMLEMMDSSYHPTIKTLVGNVFEALQEAEDINLHLQPLHAHVSQLKKKGFSHWETLLPALFHILFLIWANCKSYQRPARIVVLLQELCNMLIEEASTYLSDDLLLREDPVESLQMVKRVIQVFRCFRGCYQTQRERLVNHVKHAPWDFPSAMIFARFNQFHNRMLQLEGLFEIMLEFQRMEKLEFGGLQGKLYSERVAQLYKEFTNHCQMMKHSENSPFDLNSQDFENEYKAFKEWIVDFERHLASLLCLAFKDCSGLESASKLLTIVGPFLERRQIRLIFSPSLHLLQQYFRDELEKCKFLFKSQIYQRERGLIKNTAHTSGALKWAKMIRQRIEIPWKKLRILFDMLAGSVEMAKDHKMYMEMLSLLEQYEHDVYTDWCNGLEQSCLINLNQPLISRNATSGLVSVNFNPKLAEVLKDVKYIQSLSKGQIPAAAITVFEKRDMFTKYVSSLQLLVQWYNKLKMTVLAVELPLIRAELDSIDLQLMRAETDFTWQDLDCGSFISTTKDLVQDLAGRVCKAKDNCEAIQSLMKEWRKQAMFCRKDNKRGSLIQLEDRGDRVNKKYNAIMKDGAAVHKLVQENMVLFHADPASEMWQSYLEYVDEMVVEGLYSYISSSLQFFVDNMESRSNQAPLFEAQLMLNGSRVVFHPSLERDAGDGLYELIEGLVRDIYKTSVNVKRVADHLCMESYQDVMDDMQDLLDLRQEIMERVENVLRKAVIYQGKFDCYTHLWKDDSAEFLSLFLLYGRPLTDEETEAHGADVLPESPPTIDNFKKQIDCFEDLYIEISKLEDFRVFDGWFRVDIKFFKVSLLNSVMKWSWLFKEHLLTYVTQSLDELQMFIRDTVEGLNHPVSKGNHCGLVEVMSHLLAVRDRLTATDKMFEPLKDTIVLLERYGVAIPEQVYSQMEELPEKWCAAKKLTIKVRHEVAPMQNAEVMVLRRRCMAFEVKQTEFREMFRATAPFGYIAVYPYISLEKSEKAIRDMEKEVAELQKATNLFDVIIPDYRDIKLCRREITILKELWDIVIFVQNSVKNWTMTKWREINVEQMDAELRGFAKDIRKLDKEARVWDVYSGLDLYVKNLLTSLRAVSYLQNLAIRERHWMQLTGTTQMNITVTDTTTLEDLLALQLHLFEDEVRNIVDKAVKEVAIEKVVTEISERWASMELSYEDHYHTSVPLLKCDEELIETLEDHQVQLQSVFQSKHVNHFLIQVLARGPLFSRGAYITHDNNILFNPT from the exons ATGTCCGACGACGACGACGAGAGTGTTTGCAGTGTAGTTGAGGACGTGAGGGTGAAGTTTGTGGAGGAGACAGTTTGTGCTCTGCTGCGACTCAGCCGTCAAACATGGGAAAAAAGTGCCGCTGACGAGGAGTTTCAGACTCTTCTGAAAGACTTTTTTGAGAAGgagtttgttattttcttcaCAGCGATAAAAGGTTGTCTGGTTGCCTTAAAGCAG GTCCCACCTGTTGCTCAAGACAAGAAAATCTATTTACTAAAGAAGAGGTTTGAGCCTGTGAGCTCTGAAAACTACAGGGAACTTGTGCTTTCTGGCCTCTTGTCTCCCTCGCCACTTCTGCAGCTGGCAGGCACAGTGGAGCAG GTATGCGCCCCACTGctgtcaaacaacaaaaaccaccaGATGTGGCCAAATCTGACATCTGAAGACATAATTCGACATGTGGAGAACATGTGCAGCAAAACGTCAGTCTTACGAGGACAGGTTTTAGGGGAAAGCGTCCTCCCTCTCCCAACTGCAACTGACTGGATAGAAAATTTACACGACTCCGTTGAAAT GTATAATAACTATGACCGGGTGTTGGCCCACACCATAGAGACCCAGGTCATCATCTGGGCCAGTCTAATCCAGAAGATTTTAAAGGAGAATTCATCAGATCTACTCATGACAGGCTGTAATCCCGGGCCCACCGTAGAGCTGAAGTTTTGGGCATCCAGGATGAGCAATATACAGAACATTTATCACCAG CTTCAGAGTCCAATTGTTCAAAAGATGGCaaaaatgttggagatgatggATAGCAGCTATCATCCAACAATCAAGACTCTAGTTGGAAATGTATTTGAGG CGCTACAAGAAGCAGAGGACATTAACCTCCATCTGCAGCCACTGCATGCTCATGTGTCTCAGCTGAAGAAGAAAGGATTTTCTCACTGGGAAACTCTCCTCCCTGCACTGTTTCACATACTCTTCCTTATCTGGGCCAACTGTAAATCTTATCAAAGACCAGCACGCATTGTCGTGTTACTACAGGAACTGTGCAATATGCTCATTGAAGAG GCATCCACCTACCTATCTGATGATCTGCTGCTCAGAGAGGACCCAGTGGAAAGTCTGCAAATGGTAAAGAGAGTAATCCAAGTTTTCAGATGTTTCAGAGGCTGTTACCAGACCCAGAGGGAGCGGTTGGTCAACCATGTGAAACATGCACCCTGGGATTTCCCATCTGCCATGATTTTTGCACGTTTCAACCAGTTCCATAATCGTATGCTACAGCTGGAG GGCTTATTTGAAATAATGCTGGAATTTCAGAGGATGGAAAAGCTGGAATTTGGTGGACTCCAAGGGAAACTCTACAGTGAGCGTGTTGCTCAGCTGTATAAAGAGTTTACTAATCACTGCCAAATGATGAAGCACAGTGAAAACAGCCCATTTGACTTAAACTCTCAg gattttgaaaatgaatataagGCTTTCAAAGAGTGGATTGTGGACTTTGAACGCCACCTTGCCAGCCTTCTATGCTTGGCTTTTAAGGATTGTTCAGGACTGGAGTCAGCTTCCAAA CTGCTAACTATTGTTGGACCCTTCCTGGAGAGAAGACAAATTAGACTGATATTCAGCCCCAGCCTCCATTTGCTGCAGCAGTATTTCAGAGATGAGTTGGAGAAATGTAAATTCCTGTTTAAATCCCAGATCTATCAG CGGGAAAGAGGTCTGATTAAGAACACGGCTCACACATCTGGGGCTTTGAAGTGGGCAAAAATGATCAGACAACGCATTGAAATACCATGGAAGAAACTAAGAATACTTTTTGACAT GCTTGCAGGAAGCGTGGAGATGGCGAAGGACCACAAAATGTACATGGAAATGCTGAGTCTCCTGGAGCAATATGAGCATGATGTTTACACTGACTGGTGTAATGGTTTAGAGCAGTCTTGCTTGATCAACCTGAACCAGCCCCTAATCTCCAGAAATGCCACATCTGGCCTGGTCTCAGTCAACTTCAATCCAAAg CTCGCTGAAGTCTTAAAAGATGTGAAATACATTCAGAGTCTCAGTAAGGGTCAGATCCCTGCAGCTGCAATTACTGTTTTTGAAAAGCGTGACATGTTCACAAAG TATGTGAGCAGTCTGCAGCTGTTAGTACAATGGTACAACAAGCTCAAGATGACAGTGCTGGCAGTAGAACTTCCTCTAATCCGAGCTGAGCTGGACTCTATAGACCTGCAGTTGATGAGAGCAGAGACTGACTTCACATGGCAGGACCTGGACTGCGGGAGCTTCATCAGCACTACAAAAGATCTGGTCCAAGACCTTGCAGGTCGAGTCTGTAAAGCCAAGGATAACTGTGAAGCCATTCAGTCTCTCATGAAAGAATGGCGCAAACAAGCCATGTTTTGTAGAAAAGACAACAAGAGAGGTTCACTTATACAACTGGAAGACAGAGGAGACCGTGTCAATAAGAAGTACAACGCAATAATGAAGGACGGAGCTGCAGTCCATAAGCTGGTGCAG GAGAATATGGTCCTTTTTCATGCTGACCCAGCTTCAGAGATGTGGCAGTCATACCTGGAATATGTGGACgagatggtggtggaggggCTTTACAGCTACATCAGTAGCTCTCTTCAGTTTTTTGTTGACAACATGGAGTCTCGGTCAAACCAGGCTCCTCTCTTTGAGGCTCAGTTGATGCTGAATGGCTCCCGAGTGGTTTTCCATCCCTCACTGGAGCGAGATGCAGGGGACGGCCTCTATGAACTGATAGAAGGACTGGTCAGAGACATATACAAGACATCAGTGAATGTGAAAAGAGTGGCTGATCACCTGTGCATGGAGAGTTACCAG GATGTAATGGATGACATGCAAGATTTGTTGGACCTGAGACAAGAAATAATGGAGCGCGTGGAAAATGTTCTGAGGAAAGCAGTAATTTACCAGGGAAAGTTTGACTGCTACACGCATCTGTGGAAAGATGACAGTGCTGAGTTTCTCAGCTTGTTTCTCCTGTATGGACGTCCACTTACAGATGAAGAGACAGAGGCTCACGGAGCAGATGTGCTCCCTGAGAGCCCTCCCACAATCGATAACTTCAAAAAACAG ATCGATTGCTTTGAGGATCTCTACATAGAGATTTCCAAGCTTGAGGATTTCAGAGTCTTTGATGGATGGTTTCGGGTGGACATCAAGTTCTTTAAAGTCAGCCTCCTTAACTCTGTTATGAAGTGGAGTTGGCTTTTCAAAGAGCACCTTCTCACATACGTCACACAGAG TCTCGATGAGCTGCAAATGTTCATTCGAGACACTGTTGAAGGGTTAAATCATCCTGTATCTAAAGGAAACCATTGTGGTCTGGTGGAAGTTATGAGTCACTTGCTGGCTGTCAGAGACAGACTAACAGCCACAGACAAGATGTTTGAGCCTCTTAAAGACACAATAGTACTCCTAGAACGATACGGTGTGGCCATACCAGAACAGGTCTACTCCCAGATGGAG GAGCTCCCTGAGAAATGGTGTGCTGCTAAGAAACTAACCATTAAAGTGAGGCATGAGGTGGCTCCCATGCAGAATGCGGAAGTGATGGTTTTACGCAGACGATGCATGGCATTTGAG gttaaacaaactgaattcaggGAGATGTTCAGAGCAACAGCACCCTTTGGTTACATTGCAGTGTATCCCTACATCAGTTTGGAGAAA TCTGAAAAAGCAATTCGAGACATGGAGAAGGAAGTAGCAGAGCTCCAGAAGGCCACAAATCtatttgatgttattattcctGACTATAGAGACATTAAGCTCTGCAGGAGAGAAATCACCATCCTCAAAGAGCTGTGGGACATTGTCATATTTGTGCAG AACAGTGTGAAAAACTGGACAATGACCAAATGGAGGGAGATAAACGTGGAACAGATGGATGCCGAATTGAGGGGGTTTGCCAAG GACATACGGAAGCTTGACAAGGAGGCTCGTGTATGGGATGTGTATTCTGGGCTAGACCTTTACGTAAAGAACCTGTTGACATCACTGCGTGCTGTGAGTTATCTACAGAACCTGGCAATACGAGAGCGCCACTGGATGCAGCTAACTGGAACAACACAG ATGaacatcactgtcactgacacTACCACCTTGGAAGACCTCTTGGCGCTGCAGCTCCATTTGTTCGAAGATGAAGTTCGCAATATAGTGGATAAGGCAGTCAAAGAAGTGGCCATTGAGAAG gtTGTGACAGAAATCAGTGAAAGGTGGGCATCAATGGAGCTTTCATATGAAGATCATTACCATACCTCCGTGcctcttcttaaatgtgatgagGAGCTTATTGAAACTCTTGAGGATCATCAG GTTCAGCTTCAGAGTGTCTTTCAGAGCAAGCATGTAAATCACTTCCTGATCCAGGTGTTGGCGCGAGGCCCCTTATTTTCCCGCGGCGCTTATATCACACACGACAATAATATATTGTTTAATCCCACGTGA